A stretch of DNA from Nitrospirota bacterium:
CATGGCTAATACTTTCGTGATCGCCGCCGTCAAGGTCGTCTTGCCGTGGTCTACATGCCCGATCGTCCCCACATTCACATGCGGCTTTACCCTCTCAAATTTTGCCTTCGCCATATCTCCTCCTTGCGTAACCTTTTATCCCAATCTCGAGAAAACCGTAATATATGATCGTTATGCGCCCTTTACCTTGGCGACTATTGATTCCATGATATTCTTCGGCACGTCTTCATAATGAGAGAACTGCATGGTGTAGTTCGCCCTTCCCTGGGTCTTGGACCTGAGGTCCGTGGCGTAGCCGAACATCTCCGAAAGCGGGACCATCGCCTTGATCACCTGCGCGCTGCCCCTCTTCTCCATCGATTGGACCTTGCCGCGCCGGGAATTGAGGTCGCCGATCACATCGCCCATATACTCCTCGGGGGTGACGACCTCGACGCTCATGATCGGCTCGAGCAGCGAGAGCTGCGCCTTCTTAGCCCCCTCCTTCAGCGCCATCGAGCCGGCGATCTTGAAGGCCATTTCCGAAGAGTCGACCTCGTGATAGGAGCCGTCGATCAGCGTCACTTTCGCATCGACCAGCGGATAGCCCGCCAGCACGCCGCCGTCCATAGCCTCTTTCACGCCCTTCTCGACCGCGGGGATGTACTCTCTCGGGATCGCGCCGCCCACGATCTTGTTGACGAACTCGAATCCCTTGCCCCGCTCGAGCGGCTCGATATCGATCCAGACATGGCCGTACTGACCGCGGCCTCCGGACTGCCTGACGAACTTTCCTTCGACCTTCGCGGCGTTCCTGATCGTCTCCTTATAGGCGACCTGGGGCTTGCCGACATTGGCGCCCACCTTGAACTCCCGCAGCAGGCGGTCGACGATGATCTCGAGGTGGAGCTCACCCATGCCCGCGATGATCGTCTGGCCCGTCTCCTCGTCGTAGGAGACCCTGAACGAGGGGTCCTCCTGGGCGAGCTTGCCCAGGGAGAGGGAGAGCTTTTCCTGGTCCGCCTTGGTCTTCGGCTCGATGGCGACGGAGATGACCGGCTCCGGGAACTCGATCGACTCGAGAACGACGGGGTTATTTTCGTCGCAGAGGGTATCGCCGGTGAGCGTGTTCTTCAGGCCCACGACCGCCGCGATATCGCCCGCCCGCACTTCCTTTATCTCTTCCCGTTTGTTGGCGTGCATCTTCAGCAGCCTGCCGATCCTCTCCTTCGCGTCCTTCTTCGAGTTGTAGACGTAGGAGCCCGCGCTCAGCACGCCCGAATAGACCCGGACAAAGGTGAGCTGCCCCACAAAGGGGTCGGTCATGATCTTGAAGGCCAGAGCAGAAAAAGGCTCGTCATCGGACGCACGGCGCTCGACCTCGGCGTCATTGTCCGGATTGATCCCTTTGATGGGCGGGACATCGAGCGGCGAGGGAAGGTAATCGACAATGGCGTCGAGCAGGAGCTGCACGCCCTTGTTCTTGAACGCCGAACCGCAGACCACGGGAGTGATCTCGAGGCTGACCGTCCCCTTCCGGATGGCCTTCTTTATCTCGGCAGCCGAGGGCTCCTCGCCCGAGAGGTACTTCTCCATGATCCCCTCATCGACATCCGCGAGCGCCTCGAGCATCTTGTCCCTGTACTCTTTCGCCTTGCCGGCAAGCTCGGCGGGTATATCGCCTTCGACGTATTTAGCGCCGAGGGTCTCGTCATCGAAGAAGAAGCCCTTCATCGTCACGAGATCGACCGAGCCTCTCAATTTATCTTCGCTTCCGATGGGGATCTGGATGGGAACGGGCCGCGCGCCGAGCTTCTCGACCATGCTCTCGACGGCCATATAGAAATCGGCCCCCACCCGGTCCATTTTATTCATGAAGGCGATACGCGGCACGCCGTACTTCGTGGCCTGCCTCCAGACCGTCTCGGACTGGGGCTCGACCCCGGCGACGGCGTCGAAGGCCGCCACGGCGCCGTCGAGCACCCTCAGGGAGCGCTCGACCTCGATGGTGAAATCGACATGGCCCGGCGTATCGATGATATTTATCTGGTGATCCTTCCAGGTGCAAGTCGTCGCAGCCGAGGTTATGGTAATGCCCCGCTCCTGCTCCTGGACCATCCAGTCCATGACCGCCGTACCCTCATGGACCTCGCCGATCTTATAGGTAACACCCGTATAATAGAGTATGCGCTCGGTCGTCGTCGTCTTACCGGCATCGATATGCGCCATGATGCCGATATTGCGCATCCTTTCTAATGGAAACCGTGACATCAGTAGAAACTCTCCTTACCACCTGTAGTGAGCAAAAGCCCTGTTCGCTTCTGCCATTTTATGCGTATCTTCCTTTTTCTTTATGGAGGCGCCGGTATTGTTGTAGGCGTCCAGCAGCTCGCCGGCGATGCGCTCGCGCATCGTGGTCTCTTTGCGGTTCCGGGCGTAGCTCGTGATCCACCGCAGGGCCAGCGCGATCTTCCGCTGCGGCCGCACTTCCATCGGGACCTGATAGGTGGCGCCGCCCACCCTTCTCGGCTTCACCTCGAGGAGCGGCTTTACGTTCTCCACCGCGGTCTTGAATACCTTCAACGGGTCGGACCCGGTCTTATCCTTGAGGATATCGAAGGCGCCGTAGCATATCCGTTCGGCCGTCGCCCTCTTGCCGTCCTTGAGCAGCACGGTGATGAACCTGCTCACCAGCTTGCTGCTGAACTTCGGGTCCGGTAAAATCTCTCTCTTTTCTGGTACTCTTCTTCTTGCCATGCTCTATCGCTCCCGAATCGGTTCCTCACAGCGGCCTCAGCGAGGCACTGCGGGTAGACTGTAATGGTGTACTATTTCGGCCTCTTCGCCCCGTACTTGGAACGGCCCTGCTTCCGGTCCGCCACGCCCGCGCAGTCGAGGGCGCCTCTCAGGATATGGTATCTCACACCGGGAAGGTCCTTGACCCTGCCGCCCCTGATCAATACGATCGAGTGCTCCTGAAGGTTGTGGCCGACGCCCGGGATATACGCGGTGACTTCCATACCGTTCGTGAGCCGCACTCTCGCCACTTTCCGCAGCGCCGAGTTCGGCTTCTTCGGGGTCGTGGTATACACCCTCGTACAAACGCCGCGCTTCTGCGGGCAGCTCTTCAGCGCAGGGCTCTTCGTCTTCTTCTCAACCTTCTTGCGCCCATTCCTTACCAGTTGTGCGATTGTCGGCACCTTTCCTCCAATGCATTAAGCTATTGATAAATAAAATCTCCGATTTATCGGAAAACCTGTTAAGCTTACCAGAGAATTCTTTCTTTGTCAAGCACTAACGAGCACGCTTGATGAAAACGGCACGCGGCACTAGGAAAGAGAAATATAACACATATTTTCAAAAAAATAAAGAGGTGCTCCGTATGCTATACTTCTCCCGTCGGGAGCGATTACCGTGCCCGCACCAGGCAGTTACCGCAGCGGCGGCAGCATCATTAATCATTTATCTCTTATCTCTCTTCGCACGCTCATGGGCAGCAAGATAAACAACGAGACCGTGATCCGCCTCTTCAGGGAGCGGCAGGGCTTTCTCTCGGGCGAGGAAGTCGCCCGGGAGCTCGGCGTCACGAGGGCGGCGGTCTGGAAGAAGATCACCGCTCTCAAGAGAAACGGGTATGTCTTCGAGACATCGGCGGCACGGGGCTATCGCCTCGTCCGGTCGCCCGACCTCTCCGTCGAGGATCTCCGCAACGCCCTGTCGGGCAGGGAGCGGGTCATCGGGCGGGAGGTTCTTTTCTACAGCGCCGCAGATTCGACCAACACCCTCGCCGCCGAACTGGCCGGAGCCGGTGCAGCCGAAGGGACCGTGGTGATCGCCGACAGCCAGACCGGCGGCAGGGGACGGCGCGGGCGTACGTGGCTTTCGCCGCCGGGAAAGAACCTTTATATGAGCGTTATCGTGCGGCCGGCGCTCTCTCCCCGGGACGCGACGCTCCTCACGCTCATGACCGCCGTCGCCGCAACAGCCGCGATGAGAACCAGAACGCATCTCCCGGTGAGCATAAAATGGCCCAACGATCTCATGGTGCGGGGCAAGAAGCTGGGAGGGATCCTGACCGAGATAAAAGCCGACATGGACCGCATCTTTCACGCCGTCATCGGCATAGGGATAAACATCAACCTCGAGCACGATGATATGCCGGACGATATCAAGGATACGGCGACCTCGGTGAGCATCGAGGCTGGAGCGCCCCGTATGAGGACCCCCTTCGCCGTAGAGCTGCTCGAAGAGCTCGACCGCTGGTACGGTCTTCTCGTGAGAGAGGGCAGAGGACCGATAACCGCAGCATGGCGGCGGATGTCCTCGACCATCGGCAGGGCGGTCCGTGTCGTACTGAACGATGAGGTCCTGACGGGCATCGCCGAGGATATCGATGAGGAGGGCATGCTCCTCGTCAGAGAGGACACCGGCGGAGAGGCGCCCCCTGCGCTGCGAAAAATAAGCGCAGGAGATATCACCATCCTGAGGTAAAAAGACAAGCAAGAAGTAAGAAGTGAGAAGTAGGAAGTGAAGACAAGATTCAGAACTCAGGAGCCAGTCGGAGCGACCCTTCGCGCAGACCCGCTTCGGGGAGCCAGAATAAAAGAACTCCCCTAAGCTCCCCCTTCTTCTTACTTCTCACTTCTTACTTGCCTTACCTCGGCAGAAATTCCATGATGAGCGGGTAGAAGTCCCGTATGAAGGCTACGCCGGCTGCATAGGCGCTCTCCCTGTCGGCATTGAAAGGAACGGAGACCCTGATGAATGCGGACTCTCTCCGGCTGTACAGCATCGAGTTCACGATTTCGTAGAGCTTGAGGGAATACTCGTCGGAGAGCGCCCGGTCCTTTACCTGGAACCAATAGAGGAAGAGCTCGCTGTCGCCGCCCTTCTGGTAAACCGCCTTCACCAGTCGCACACGGCTCTGCCCGCCGAGGTCCACCGCGACCCGCTCCTCGGCAGCCTGGTACCACCCGCTGCCGGGCATGCAGTGCTTCGGGGAGTGGATGCCCCCGCTCTCCTTGCCGCCGCTGTGATAGCCGACATATATATGGACGGGAACACCGTCCCCGTTGACGTACACTCTATAAATGTAGTCGGTAGGCTTCAGCACTTTGAGCACGTTCGTACTGAACGAGGATTGCGACACCATGCGCCACTCCCGGTGGTGCCGGGGGAGTTCGGCAAAAGGCCTGTTTATCGGGACCGCAACATCCTCGTGGAGATGGAGGAAGAGCGTCGTTCCTGCGAGGAGAGCAAAGACTAGGATAAATCTCCACCGCGGTATCATCTGCGCCGCCCTCTCAGGAGGATGGAGCAGCCGATCAGCAGCGCCAGGGCGAGACCGAAGACCGCCAGACCTGCAAACTCATGGAAGCCCCCCCCGGCGATGACCGGCACGAGGAAGCCGTGCGAATAGGTGGAGGCGTCGTACCACTGCTTTACCATCAAGGGCACGATGGAATAATAGATGCTCCCCAGGAGCGCGAGGGTAATAGTCAGGCATCCCGCGTTTCTCCTCAAATTTTCCGGAAGGGTCTGATGCACAGCCTGCTCCACGCTATCCATTCTAAAATTATAGTAGGCATTGCGCCGTTGCACAATTCTTTCTTTCGGCCCCTGTTCACCTGGAGGCGAGCTGCCGATAGCTATTGTCCCGGAGGGTGAGGTACAATAAAAAGCTTTGTAATGCGCCGATAGTGTCGTATTATTTTTAGAGCGTCTCACAGAGTGAGAGGGGGAGGAGGAGAAGGGGACGGCGATGCTCATTGCGGTAGACATCGGCAATTCGACGATCGGTATCGGCCTCTTCACGAACCCCGAAAGAAGCAGCCGCCTTATCGTGAGAAAGGTTCCCGTCCCTCCCACCACCAGAGCCGGCAGGACCGCCGGGAGCGCGGCAGCGTACAGAAGAATCGTTGCGGCCCTCATCAACGAGGCGGCGCCATCGTCCCGCACCGCGCGGAGCGCGTCCGGGAAAAGCCCGGTCAGCGCCGTGCTCTCTTCCGTAGTGCCCGCGCTTACCGGGCCTATGGCCGAAGCGCTCACCGCGCTCTGCGGTGAGCAGCCGCTCGCAGTTACCGCCCGGCTCGAGAGCGGGCTCTCGTTCGGCGTCAGGCATCCTGAGAAGACAGGAGCCGACCGGATCGCCACTGCCGTGGCGGGCTGGGGGATAGTCGGGGCGCCGGTGGCGGTCATCGATTTCGGGACCGCGACCACCGTAACCGTTGTCGGCAAGGGCCCCCGCTTTCTTGGCGGCGCCATCCTCCCCGGCATCCGCCTTATGCAGCAGTCGCTCCACACCGGCACGGCAAGGCTCCCGCTCATCTCCCTGACGCGTCCGAAGGCCGCCCTCGGCAGGGATACCGCTGCAGCAATGACATCTGGTATTATTAACGGGACCGCCGGGGCTGTCGAATATCTCATTGAGGGGATAGAGAAAGAGCTGGGGTATGCGGTAGAATTAATCCTGACAGGCGGCAATGCGGCGATGCTTTCGCCCCTGCTGCGGCGGAAGCACCGGGTGGCGCCCGCGCTGATCTTCGAGGGAATGCGCCTGCTTTATGTGATGCACAGGGAACAGCGCCGTAACGAGCAGTCGCAGACTTCTGCCGGGAGAGACGTACGCTGAGGGATGCGCTTCTTCAGCGGTGGTGATACCATATTTCAAAGGGAGGATACCAGCAATGCTGACCAGGAGAATTCTTTTTCCCACCGATTTTTCCGAAGGCGCCCTGAGCGCCCTGCCTCACGCCGTCGATTATGCGAAGAACTGCGGAGCGAAGCTCTACATGCTGCATGTCGTCTACGACATCGCCACCGCCTCCGGCCTCTATGTCCCCCACGTCTCGGTCGATGAAATGTACAAGGAGCTCGAGGCAGGAGCGCGGAAGCAGCTCGAGAATTTCGGCGTGGAGCTGCGGCGGGACATCAAAGAGGTGGAGTATGCGGTGCTCCGCGGGGTGCCGTATGAAGAGATCCTGCACTTCGCCCGGGAGAACAAGATAGACCTGATTGTCATCGGCACCCACGGCAGAAAGGGGCTCGACCGGTTCCTCTTCGGCAGTACCGCGGAAAAGGTGGTGCGCTATGCGCCGTGTCCGGTGCTGACCGTGCGGGGAGAGGAACAGAAATAAGGGACGCCGTATGGCGTGGGGAGGCAGGGGGCGTCCTTTACCGGCCTCTTCTTCGGTTGAGCGATGCTGCGAACCAAGGTGTTGATCATCGGCGGCGGTCCTGCAGGCGCTACGGCGGCAAAGTTTCTGGCCGGCAGCGGCGTCGATACCGTGCTCGTGGAGCGCGACCTTTCCTATAAGAAGCCCTGCGGCGGCGGCATCCCCTCCTCTGCCTTCGACGAGCTGGATATCCCGAGAGACGCCGTCACCAACGAGATAAGCACCGTACGGATCGTCTCCCCGCGGGGCGAGACGGTCGACGTGGAGCTGAAAGGGGGGTGGATCTGCATTGCGGAGCGGGGCGTCCTCGACAGGTCGCTCAGAGACCAGGCAGGGCAGAAGGGCGCCCATATCATAGAGGGAGCGTTCGACCGTTTCGAGACGGTCGGGACACCGATCGTCTCCCTCGTCAGGAGACGCCAGGACGGCAGAGAGCTCGCCATCGCCTCAGACTATGTCATCGCCTCTGACGGCATAACCTCCCGCGTTGCCGCTGCAGCAGGAGCCCTGAAGCAGGACTTCCTCTATACGATAAGCGCCCGTGTTGTACCGTCCCAGGGAAAGGTCTGCGAGTTCTGGTTCGGGGAGGAGCATGCCGCGAATTTCTACTCCTGGGTGTTTCCGTCCCGGGGGTACGCCTCGGTCGGCACCGGCAGCAGCACGCCGCGGGGACTCACGACGCTGCTCGACGCCTTCGTCAGGCGGCGCTACAGCGACTCCCTGCAGAGCCTCGCCGGGAAAGGCGTCCTCGAGAAGACCCGGGCCTTCAGGATACCCGTCTGGAAAGGGACTCCCTTCAGCATCAACAATATCCTTTTTGCGGGCGACGCCGCCGGCGCCGTCATGCCGGTGACCTATGAGGGGATTTACTACGCCATGAAGTCCGGGGAGTTCGCTGCGCGTGCGCTCATCGAGCGGAATCCCGCGGCATACGGAAAACTATGGAACAGCCGCTTCAGAGCCCGCTTTCTCTTCATGAACAGGGTGCGGAAGCATCTCTTCAAAAGCAACGCGACGATCGAGAAGTGGGTCGCCCTTCACAAAAACGCCGATATCCAGGAGCTCGCCGTAAAACTCTGGCTCCATAAACGAAA
This window harbors:
- a CDS encoding GTP-binding protein, which gives rise to MAKAKFERVKPHVNVGTIGHVDHGKTTLTAAITKVLAM
- the fusA gene encoding elongation factor G codes for the protein MSRFPLERMRNIGIMAHIDAGKTTTTERILYYTGVTYKIGEVHEGTAVMDWMVQEQERGITITSAATTCTWKDHQINIIDTPGHVDFTIEVERSLRVLDGAVAAFDAVAGVEPQSETVWRQATKYGVPRIAFMNKMDRVGADFYMAVESMVEKLGARPVPIQIPIGSEDKLRGSVDLVTMKGFFFDDETLGAKYVEGDIPAELAGKAKEYRDKMLEALADVDEGIMEKYLSGEEPSAAEIKKAIRKGTVSLEITPVVCGSAFKNKGVQLLLDAIVDYLPSPLDVPPIKGINPDNDAEVERRASDDEPFSALAFKIMTDPFVGQLTFVRVYSGVLSAGSYVYNSKKDAKERIGRLLKMHANKREEIKEVRAGDIAAVVGLKNTLTGDTLCDENNPVVLESIEFPEPVISVAIEPKTKADQEKLSLSLGKLAQEDPSFRVSYDEETGQTIIAGMGELHLEIIVDRLLREFKVGANVGKPQVAYKETIRNAAKVEGKFVRQSGGRGQYGHVWIDIEPLERGKGFEFVNKIVGGAIPREYIPAVEKGVKEAMDGGVLAGYPLVDAKVTLIDGSYHEVDSSEMAFKIAGSMALKEGAKKAQLSLLEPIMSVEVVTPEEYMGDVIGDLNSRRGKVQSMEKRGSAQVIKAMVPLSEMFGYATDLRSKTQGRANYTMQFSHYEDVPKNIMESIVAKVKGA
- the rpsG gene encoding 30S ribosomal protein S7 produces the protein MARRRVPEKREILPDPKFSSKLVSRFITVLLKDGKRATAERICYGAFDILKDKTGSDPLKVFKTAVENVKPLLEVKPRRVGGATYQVPMEVRPQRKIALALRWITSYARNRKETTMRERIAGELLDAYNNTGASIKKKEDTHKMAEANRAFAHYRW
- the rpsL gene encoding 30S ribosomal protein S12 codes for the protein MPTIAQLVRNGRKKVEKKTKSPALKSCPQKRGVCTRVYTTTPKKPNSALRKVARVRLTNGMEVTAYIPGVGHNLQEHSIVLIRGGRVKDLPGVRYHILRGALDCAGVADRKQGRSKYGAKRPK
- a CDS encoding biotin--[acetyl-CoA-carboxylase] ligase codes for the protein MPAPGSYRSGGSIINHLSLISLRTLMGSKINNETVIRLFRERQGFLSGEEVARELGVTRAAVWKKITALKRNGYVFETSAARGYRLVRSPDLSVEDLRNALSGRERVIGREVLFYSAADSTNTLAAELAGAGAAEGTVVIADSQTGGRGRRGRTWLSPPGKNLYMSVIVRPALSPRDATLLTLMTAVAATAAMRTRTHLPVSIKWPNDLMVRGKKLGGILTEIKADMDRIFHAVIGIGININLEHDDMPDDIKDTATSVSIEAGAPRMRTPFAVELLEELDRWYGLLVREGRGPITAAWRRMSSTIGRAVRVVLNDEVLTGIAEDIDEEGMLLVREDTGGEAPPALRKISAGDITILR
- a CDS encoding exosortase C-terminal domain/associated protein EpsI, with the translated sequence MIPRWRFILVFALLAGTTLFLHLHEDVAVPINRPFAELPRHHREWRMVSQSSFSTNVLKVLKPTDYIYRVYVNGDGVPVHIYVGYHSGGKESGGIHSPKHCMPGSGWYQAAEERVAVDLGGQSRVRLVKAVYQKGGDSELFLYWFQVKDRALSDEYSLKLYEIVNSMLYSRRESAFIRVSVPFNADRESAYAAGVAFIRDFYPLIMEFLPR
- a CDS encoding type III pantothenate kinase, with the translated sequence MLIAVDIGNSTIGIGLFTNPERSSRLIVRKVPVPPTTRAGRTAGSAAAYRRIVAALINEAAPSSRTARSASGKSPVSAVLSSVVPALTGPMAEALTALCGEQPLAVTARLESGLSFGVRHPEKTGADRIATAVAGWGIVGAPVAVIDFGTATTVTVVGKGPRFLGGAILPGIRLMQQSLHTGTARLPLISLTRPKAALGRDTAAAMTSGIINGTAGAVEYLIEGIEKELGYAVELILTGGNAAMLSPLLRRKHRVAPALIFEGMRLLYVMHREQRRNEQSQTSAGRDVR
- a CDS encoding universal stress protein; the protein is MLTRRILFPTDFSEGALSALPHAVDYAKNCGAKLYMLHVVYDIATASGLYVPHVSVDEMYKELEAGARKQLENFGVELRRDIKEVEYAVLRGVPYEEILHFARENKIDLIVIGTHGRKGLDRFLFGSTAEKVVRYAPCPVLTVRGEEQK
- a CDS encoding geranylgeranyl reductase family protein yields the protein MLRTKVLIIGGGPAGATAAKFLAGSGVDTVLVERDLSYKKPCGGGIPSSAFDELDIPRDAVTNEISTVRIVSPRGETVDVELKGGWICIAERGVLDRSLRDQAGQKGAHIIEGAFDRFETVGTPIVSLVRRRQDGRELAIASDYVIASDGITSRVAAAAGALKQDFLYTISARVVPSQGKVCEFWFGEEHAANFYSWVFPSRGYASVGTGSSTPRGLTTLLDAFVRRRYSDSLQSLAGKGVLEKTRAFRIPVWKGTPFSINNILFAGDAAGAVMPVTYEGIYYAMKSGEFAARALIERNPAAYGKLWNSRFRARFLFMNRVRKHLFKSNATIEKWVALHKNADIQELAVKLWLHKRKDKNPLVSYMNVFKHLIAG